CCGCCTCCACGGTGGCCTTGACGTCCGCTTCGCTGGACACGTTGCACTTAAAGAACTTGGCGGCGTCGCCGATTTTGTCCGCCTCCTCCTGGCACTTGTCGCTGATATCCACCATGGCCACCTTTGCGCCGTACTTGACATACAGCTTGGCAACCGCCAGACCGATGCCGGAGCCGGCGCCGGTGATGATGGCTACCTTGCCTTCCAGAGACAGATACTTATCCTGAATTTCCATTGAGAGCCTCCTATAATGATTGACTTGCGCGCTTTGGCGCAGAAATTAAGAGCGGGAATACACTTCCCTGCCGCCAAGGTACGTCTTTTCCACCTTGATCTTCAGCAGCTCAGGCGCCTGTACGCCAAACACATCCTGATCAAATACCGTAAAATCTGCAAGTTTTCCAACTTCAATGGTTCCCTTTTTGTCCTCGTCGAATGAAGAATACGCGGCATTCTTGGTATAGAGGCAGACCGCCTCATAGCGGCTCAGCCGCTCCTGCGGCTGCCATCCCTTGGGCAGATACCCATCATAGCCGCTGCGCGTCTCCACCGCGTAGATGCCGACCAGCGGATTGAGGTTTTCACAGGGGTGGTCAGAGGAGCCGCAAAGCGTCAGTCCCATATTCATCAGGGTCTTCCATGCGAAAAGATACGGCGCTCTGTCCGGACCCACCCTGTCGTCGCTCCAATGGATGTTGGTGGAGACGTAGCCGGGCTGCATGTCGATAATCACACGCAGTTCCTTTAACATCTCTATAATCTTCGGATTGATAAGTGAGCAGTGGATCAGGCGGAAGCGGATCTGGTCCCAGGGCCGGGGATTGGCCTCATAGGCCTTTTTCAATGCCGTCAGCGTCATTTCGACCGCTTGATCCCCAATGGCGTGGACGCCGATCTGAATGTTCCGGTCATATGCCGCCTTCACCATCTCATCCAACTCTTCCTGGTTGTAATGGCATGTCCCGGAGGTTTCGGGCACGTCATAATAGGGCCTGGTCATCAGCGCGGTGTGGCCTCCAAGCGAGCCGTCGGTGTAGATCTTATAGAAGCCGTACTTCATCATATCGTCGCCCAGGCCGGTTCGGATGGAGCATCCGGGAAGTTCGTCGTCACCCATATAGATTCGGGCGCTCAGGCGGCCTTCATCATACAGATCCTGATAGAGATCGGTTTTCTCAAAGAGATTGCACATTTTCCCCTGGATCGGATGAATGCTGGTAATGCCGTAGCTGTTGCATCTGTGCAGGGCCTCGCCCATGATGTCCTTCAGTTCTTCATAGCTCAGATCGACACCGCCGTTGATGACGTTGACCATCTCAGCGGCCTCACGCTCATGCATGCAGCCGGTCAGCCTGTGCTCCGCGTCGCGCTCGTAGCCTTCGGTAAGCGCCGACTCCTCGCTGATGCCGCATTTTTGCAGCGCCAGGGAGTTTGCCACGCTGATATGGGTGCAGTAACGGCCAATGAGCACAGGGTTGTTGGGTGAAACCTCATCCAGGTCCCAGCGGGTCGGGAGCCGCTTCTCGTCAAACCTGGTGTCGTCAAAGGCACAGCCAAGAATCAGCTTGCCTTCAGGCTCCCTTGCGATCCGCTCCCTGATGCGCTCCTTTACCTCCACAATGGAGGTGGCGTCGGAGAGGTCAACCTTCAAAGCGTTCTTTGCATAGGTCTGTACGTGCTGATGGTTGTCGATGAACCCAGGCAGTACGCATTTGCCTCCAAGGTCAACAATTTCGCCCGTTTCCCAGGCGCCCGCGGCCTTTCCCTCGGTAACGATGCGCCGGGCTTCATCG
This window of the Dysosmobacter acutus genome carries:
- a CDS encoding amidohydrolase, producing the protein MATAYVNGKIYTMKSENDAMSAVVVDNGKFLYCGNDDEARRIVTEGKAAGAWETGEIVDLGGKCVLPGFIDNHQHVQTYAKNALKVDLSDATSIVEVKERIRERIAREPEGKLILGCAFDDTRFDEKRLPTRWDLDEVSPNNPVLIGRYCTHISVANSLALQKCGISEESALTEGYERDAEHRLTGCMHEREAAEMVNVINGGVDLSYEELKDIMGEALHRCNSYGITSIHPIQGKMCNLFEKTDLYQDLYDEGRLSARIYMGDDELPGCSIRTGLGDDMMKYGFYKIYTDGSLGGHTALMTRPYYDVPETSGTCHYNQEELDEMVKAAYDRNIQIGVHAIGDQAVEMTLTALKKAYEANPRPWDQIRFRLIHCSLINPKIIEMLKELRVIIDMQPGYVSTNIHWSDDRVGPDRAPYLFAWKTLMNMGLTLCGSSDHPCENLNPLVGIYAVETRSGYDGYLPKGWQPQERLSRYEAVCLYTKNAAYSSFDEDKKGTIEVGKLADFTVFDQDVFGVQAPELLKIKVEKTYLGGREVYSRS